The sequence ACTAGGATAGGaattatcttattttgttaACAGATAGTATACATTTATATACACAAATCAATGGAGCTTTATACAAGAAGGTTAAATAATTAGGGTCCTATCAATAGAGTTATTTACCAAAGGGTGGACTAATTAGTTAGATTAGGAGTAATATTGGAAGCTATATAGTCAAAGAATTTGGTTCACGATTGTAGGCATAATGTATGTTAAATGATTATTGATTGATATTCTCTTTTACAAATATCACAATTGTAGGCTTGGAAATTTCAATGAGTTGATTGAGTTGGATGGATCATTTTTAGTTCTAACCATGGTTaacaaaaaatgtgaaattgtaattatatcatatattattttactttgagaagaaaatatacataactttatttatttctttattattttgagatattgtcttgtttattattaaattttgatatggattataaaaattatagacCAAttcaacccaacccaacccaattTTGATCCATACAACCTAATCAACTTGACTAACCTAAATTTAACCCGAGTTTAACCCAAGTTCAACCTAAATTTGGTTAAGTGATATTCGATTTGACTTCAATAAAACAATTCTTACTTCAGAATGGGCTTGAATAGCACACCAACATGACCAAACCCACATGAGTTGCAGCCCTTCTGTTCAAATATCCTTTGTTTAGGGCCTCTTCATCAGCGGGCCAGTGGGGAAGCCAATAGCCAAATCCAGGCCTTCATCTTCTTGCCACTTTGCTGATTCATGGGGGTTTAGGTCTGAATACAATTGTGAaagattctaaaatatttagacCAATGTAAAAGCCCAAAAGGTGGAATTTTCCTTTAGTGCTTGAGACAGGAACCTCTTTTCCAACTATGACTACTTTTTCTTGGACAAAAATAAGTCTTAACCTGACCAGAAAATGTAACTTTCCCATTTGTCAATAATAAATTTGGACCATATTTGGTCATTCCATGCATCTGATAAAGGTATTCCTTGAATCTCATCCAAcatcattatttttaactttaagggGCTAGTTCAAATTGGTAAGGGCATAATGTGAAAAAGGGCCTAAAAGCAGTTAGTGGACCAGCCCATGTGGCCCAAGTGGGCAGGCTTTAAAGGTTGGTGTAGTATTATTAAGGCAAGAGCAGTGGTGGGTGGGAAGTGGGAACACCTTAACCCTTTCAACTATAAAttaagtgaaaataaataaataaataaggataaaataaaacTCCAAAGTAGGGATAGGAACGGGTCTCACCCGGCCCGGCCCGCTCCGCTCCTAGATCAATTCTCATCCTCATTCCAAAGAAAAACCTAAAGGGGTTGGCGGGTTAAAGAAATTTACCATACCCATCCTGtgatatttcatttatttttaaatatttttataaaaacaaaatttatttatttaattatatatttgataaaaaaaataaggctTTAGAATTTGGTTGTTTTACCAACCAATTTTCCCGTCTCAAGTCATGAGTAGAActacaaatatgaaaatcattattttcttataatacAAAAACTTTGACTTTAGTTTTCGtggataaaattgaaaaaacttcaAGAGAAAGAACTTTagtttctttaaaataaaaaataaaaaaaaaattctttatttttcaacaGAGAGAGGAGAAAATGTATTCTTTCTCTTTCCGATTTTCAAAGAGAAAGTCTCttgacaaacaaaaaacaaagaacaaaaaaaacaaaaaaaaaaacctttttttaataatggaaGTTTTTGCTCcccattttcttatttattggGTTGAATCGGGTTAGCTCACTTGGCCACCAAACCTAACTCCaacaataattatatatataatcctaACAAGATAAGATAAAACAATATCCAAACTtgtattattaaaagaaaatctcaaaattatgtcaaactcattttattaaaagtagGGTGGgacaaatacttaaaaataatgtttcatTATCATCCTTAGATAtgaatatttgttattattttaaataaatttaatgataatctttttcataatttttagaTGATGACACTTCCCTCTCCCCCCATCATGATGATGTGATGTTTCAACCGTCCATCTCACTAAATGAGTCTAAATTAGacttaaatttaatcaaaattttaaattgtcttATCATTATCCAAAATAGTAATTACATATAATCATTTGTCACGTGCATAATTTCACTCATAATTAGCGTATAatacaagttttttttcttaataaaggAAAAACTGCCTTAAAAGTTATTTACTTAACAAAATTATTCTTCCTTGATAATTTCTCTAAGGACGAAGCATATATTTGATTGTCGTTAGGAGGGAATCTTCCAACAACTAAagccaaaacaaaataattgttGCTTCAAGGAAACTTCTTCTAATGCGTAATAAAACGAACCCTTTTGTCTAGACTTTATTTGCATGATATGgtataatatattattgtattaagcggattaaataaaaaaaaatattaattgaacaTTTAATATAATCAGATTGCAACTTGAATGGAATCTGACCTCTAACTTGAAGTACACAACACAAAGTTCAACTCAATCTCATTTCATTAAAGTTTAGATTTAGTTCAGATTGATAGAGTTAGACTTATAGCTAATTCAATAATgcttaaaaacacttcaaagcatttttaaggttaaaataagtgtttgataatatttgaaaaacattttaagtattttgtagaaaaatatctcagaggcgtttctttaaaaaaaacactttaaaaaaattcataatttcatatatttataaaatactatttCTTGTTATTCTTCATTTCCCTTTTACTCTTGGCTTTCTTTTCactctccttttcttcttttacttccctttcataaaaataatttttttaatttttttaagaatataaatgtttatatatatttttttgtaataaaagttttcaatttattataatattttcttttttaataaatgccCTTTTTAGTAATTTGCTATTATTAGAAGCGTTTTTGAACTTATGCAATATATTATAAAAGACACTATTAGAATCATATTTCTAGATTCCTATAAAAGCGTTTTACACATAAGTGTCAatgaagaaaacactttcaataaaaacacttctaCTAGAAACAGTGTTAAATGGGCTCTTACGTTGGTTGAGTTTATTGATTtgtataatttcaaaatttatctatgatttttttttaatcctatatatttatatgaaaaattaaatagtaaataaaacaaaatttcatgataaggaacaaaaaaattgaaataaatttacatatatttctaaaataataaaaaataatgtgatattatttttaggaattttttaaaaataatattattatatgagataatattcattataaatattataagaacATTAAATTGAGTTAGAGTTAAACTCGAGTTGTAACTTTAATTTGACCTTAACCTAAATTGAGttcaaattgaaaaaacttaataatacaagtattaaaaataattgttaaatcTTATTGAAATGCTCGTTTGTGTTCTTGTTGGGATAGGCCAATTTACCCAACTTACCACCATAGGAATAATACATGGCATTATATTGATGTTAAATCgagaaaaatacaaattaaatatttggtaAATTGTACTATATATAAATTTCGTATTTAACATAATCCTCGTACCTCCAATACTGTAACCATATAAATAGGTAATACCatatatgaatataaattttatatggatATGGTATCATAACATGTGAAATTAATAGGAATATATGATCGTGTATTTATATGGATTTGTTATTGGAGGTATGAGTTTTATATCATGTCTTAATATGGATGTGGTATCGgagattagaaaaaaaaaaaaaaaaaaaaaaggtaaattgagaatttaaattccttctttgatgaatttttagtattaatctAAAAGCCCACTTTTAtgaataatgttaaatgtgttagaattatagtagtaaaatatttttcaagttaATTACCAATACTGTAACTTTGaactatagttttaaaaaattaagatacgAATAAATTTTTACCACCTTAAGGTTAtgattggtttttgaaaattttgaatgtgaggggaagaaaatagataaataagtaaataaataaataaaaagaaaaaaaagtgaagaaaaattaaaaatagatttaaagttaataaattattttatgttattttaaacttgtttcacttattttaatcttttatataagaattaagtaatttaaaaatacatatttttttaattaattttaattatatttaattttatttcatatttttacaataaaatgaaacataagaaatttaattatttttcttagtattttttttttctttaacattttcctACAACAAGCATAggataaatcttaaaaattttaaaaataatttttaaaaacataaaataactcatacttttttatataaaaattaggaCTGAAAATATACCTAAACAACAATCaagatatttttctattttttttgtttttaaaaataaaaaataataaggattctcatataaatagtaaaaaacttaaattttcataacctttcacaaaatatttaaaaacaatgtattaaaaaaaattactatatcaaattgaaatacaattatttatttatttatttttaaacaaaaataggaagggtatcaaaagcaacaaaaaaaaaaaaaccaaaatagaactatagtaattaataaaaaattaaatcactaAAACCTTTTTCCATGCAATTGATGAGAGAAATAACATGGTACCAcctcttttataaaatttaaatattttttttgaatatattaaattCAATACATCAATTTTCACTCAAAATCCCACAAGAAAACCATTGATCgacttttatattatttgtaacAATTCAGTCCTCTTTCGTATCGATTGTTCGCTTTAAACTTAATGTCTGATTATCGGTCTTTATTATCCTAAAATTAAGTAACAATTCTAAccagtaaaaacaaaaaataaggttACTAGTCACCATCATCCTCAATGAATAgtttaaggaataaaaaaattgtttttttatctaattctttaaaatgaaaatatattaaattgatttgaataaatttaaatttaagcaTCCCCATTTGTCACATTGTCTTCAACATGACACGTTCGTAACGTACGGACGTAAGATGCGACCGAATTAGACCCTGGTCCCTCACCAACGTAATCAAGGTGTAGATAATGATCACATTCAAATTGGAATAGGCCTTAAGCGTATTTTCAGGACAAACCTAAGCTTAttcatttagtttttaaaaaattattaatatgatttactAATTCAACTAAAAATCTTGAACAGATAAATTAAAGATTCTAGGACAAATTTTAATAACTCAAGGACAACCGCTTCACAAGATTCTCGTTCATACCAAAACAACACCTCCGGTACCTACAAACAGACACCCCAAATAAACCATATATGATCTaccaaataatgaaataatcttaccccaaaaagaatatttaattacACCAACAAATCGGTGAAAGTGAGAAGCGTAAAATCCTTGATTGCCCCAAAATCCAGCCATTTGGAGCGGTAAAAACGCCACAATGGCCCAATCACCTTCATCAACcgtaaaaccttttttttttattttaaactcattctTCGGGAAATCTGGGCCGTTAATCAGCCTTTCTCCTTTGTTTCTAAGGGCAGCGGCGCCATGTTGATTCCGGCGCCGACAAAAGCTGACGTCATCAATCCCACTAGCGTTATATCTTTTTACAGTTTCGGCCTCTTCCCTCTTTCAACGCTTTCTCTGAGTTCCACCGTCTCCGCCGTGGACGACGGTCGGAATCGTCAGCTCAGCTGTCCGATATCAGCGATGCGTGACGGAACAAATCGTACGGTGCCCACAAGCTGTCGAGTGGGCACGGTCGCTTCGAGTCCAGTCTCAGCCACGGCTTGCCTTTGCCACTCCAGTGAAGGAGACTCACCGGACCCGGGTGGAGATTTCTACATAATCCTTCCAGGTTGTCCCCACCAAGCCCGTGCTGGTTCCACCGGTGCTCCACCCCTTCCACGTCTCCGGCGAAGACCAGTAAGAACGGTGGCAGTGAACCTAGCTGGTAGATTCTATACCTCTTCTGTATTCTCATCCACGTCTCGAGTTTTTCCGTGAATTTGCCTTCGCGCCACCTCCACAGATCGATCACCATTACGCCTGTGTTGAAGTAACACGGCTTTCGACCCCGAAACGACGTCGTGAAAGCTGGGTTAGACCAGAATTTTGCAGTGAAGTAGTTGGTAAAATTGGCGTGGCAGTACTCCGGCGCACCGAGAACGTGCGGCCCTAGATTGATCTCCCACAGCTTTGCGACGTCATCGACGACGATCAAGTCGGAATCGAAGTATATTATCCTGCGGACGCCGCCGGGGAGGAGGTCCGCAAGATAGATTCTGGCGTAGTTGAGCGGCTGGTCAAGCGCTCTACGAATCGACGATGAGATCTTGCCTTTGACGAGGTTGGTATCGAAGTGGTACAGATGAAACGACAGATAAGGAAAGGTAGTGACGATGATCCGCCGTAGCTCCGCTCTCCGATGACTAGCAAGGAAATGGAAGACAATGTTTTCCGGACAAGACGCGTGCTGCAGAACTGACAAGACCCCAGCGATCGAGCCACGGAGATAAGTGGCATCGAGGGTCATGGCTATGTGAATGATAGAAGGGTTGTACGAACCCTTTGGCAGCGAAGACCACGTCGTCCTGGGGCATTCCACGCCGTTCCGAAATGCCGGTGCCTCACTAAACGAAGGGAGATCTCCGGATGTCACAGTCGCCGGAAAATGTACGGCAATGGAAAGGATCAGCACGATCGCCAACGGTGGTAACGGCAACATTGTGGCGGTGGTAGCGTCAGCAGCGTGAGTGTGGGTGGGGGGAAAGAGAAATAGATAAAGAGGAGGATGTAAATGAAAACGAAATACAAAACGTGGggtctatttagaaaaaaatagataaaaataaataaaactagaGTGGGGCCCATGAGATTGAGTGACACGGAGGGAAGAGAATAAAAATGTGTAAAGGCCAGGCTGGAAAGACGCGTCTTTTAGGTGTGATGTGTGATGGCTTTTAAAAGCGGGCTTAGAGACAATGGGTTTAAATCTGCCGGTGCCGGTTGCATTCCTGTCCACTCTACGCCCAGCCATACACAATGCCTTATCCTTGCCAATTGGATAATTTGATTTTCCGAATCAATATATAAAGTGAGGCATCTCAAATAATTACGAAACTCATCCtctaaaatcaattattttttgtatttttatttcgTTTTTTAATGATACCATAATTTCAAGGtttcattatgttttattaCCGTTTATTTTTCTGTCTTTTCTTATTCCGCTTCCACgtaatttttgagattgaagtCACGCGCTGAAAACTGCGGTGGGTCAACAGGTGGTCAAGAGGTGGAATGATAATGGGAGTAAGTATAGGAATGCCATACACGCAAAATCGTAAGTTAAATGGTCATGAATGGTTTGGACCTACCTCCTTGCTAAATCCAAAGGCCTTTATTTTCTCGTCTAATCCCCCGATATTTGCCAGAAATTATTTTACAGAGACGTCCCCCTGAGCCAGAAGTAAATCGAAATAAATGTTTCGGACCTACCACCCTCACCAGTCACCAAATCCAAGGCTCCTCGTCTGTCCTCCACTCGTCTGGCCCCGTACCACAAACCCAACCACCCGATTCATTATTCATTGTGATGGGCActgttgaggcctcgtattctcagcaatccacgtagttgccaaatggataaACATACGATCTCAACGAACACAAATTCCTGATTCAGCTGCTCCTGCAAAAGGcatccggacacaccctccgatggttttgtcagccatgaaaagagagataaaagtagatggcacagttggcctttttcTAGGTATTGAGGAGCTTACCTTCTTCTctgtgcgaaggttcatatatataccatttgcaaactctctctcctccataaatgatggaaggctttctggtttaccatgattgccactaggtggtggcagggacatcctcatcctacgaacggcTCTCAGAGATAATGGGAAGTGACtagctgtcacttctgtcttttcgctctgcaggtatcagaatatgatttgtgacaggatgtcagaatgacgtagtgaggcacGCTTAGTTTGGCCAGTGATCCGGATGAACATATCCGGGTGGaacatgaaaggtcgccggatgcgtaatggcggtggtccgggaTGAACGTATCCGGGTGGaacatgaaaggtcgccggatgagtgatggcggtggtccggataggaaagcgcgccacgtgtactcttggggaaatccggatgtggaTATTCCGGGTAGGAACACGTGCCACGTGTCGTCAGGGGacgtgtgccacgtgtcatcagggatgggtccctacaggCACGACTCAAATTTGACTCTATTTTGAACCTCAACTATAACCTTTACATGCCTCATACCCTAAGatacccaaaaaataaataaataaacttaaagcttaaaatagagaaaataggTATAATTGGAATTTGGGCAGATGGGGTTAAAGTTGAGTAAAAGGTGGACAGCTGGGGAAATTAGTGTGCGCGTGAAGTTGAAAGAAGAGATGATGGGGGGTTGGGTGAGGGCAGGAGCAGGTACCATGATAGCGAGCGGCCGTACAAGTGGTGTCGGCCTTTACGCTTCACGGGCGCCGCTCTTCACCTGCGGCCTGTGCTCCCTCCCATCCATTTTGGCCTCGTCCTACCGTCAAATGGAGGTGAATTGCATAATGCATATACGACAAAGcccatatatatgtatatataaaaaaaaaagtgttttagtaagcatttaaaaaataattaaaaacaaatctaaatttaatatattcaacCCAAAATAAATAGGATTTTGTACACTAATAAATGACATGTAGATACTACCAGGGGAGCCACCATAGGCTTAAGGGGTTGGCCCtcgaattttaaaaataaaaaatttatttcatttatttagaaattgtagaaagtttaaaataagtaaatatgtagaaagtttaaaataagtaaatatgcAAATTTGCCgctttaaaaaactaatttcttatatgaaaaaaaatatataaaacaaaaatattagataaataatagatttttaagggaaaaagtAGATTTTGACTCATTAAtgtgaaaaaatttagaaaaatgaatatccttttataaatcagttttatcttcatccacttaaaaatattttaaaatatatacatttttataattatttcataaaatactcttttactttataatattaaataaaattatcaaaaaaaattaatttatcattttattttgaaaaaaatatataaattttttattatataatatgatatcaaaatcattttgaattttttttttcaagattaaaaTCTTTCTACTTCCCTAATTTATAATGGTTTTATATCCTGTATTATATAAATCtactcattttaaaaaaaaataaaattgaataaaaattttgatagttgacataaattttttaaatttcttcctatctcaaatcaatttcataaaaaataaaaaaataaaaattgtcaatCATGTTAGTAACTTGACAAATCAAatgtcattttaaaaaataattaatttatttacaaaaaattgcatatattttaaaatatttttaaatggataaaaataaatataatttataaaagttgagtttcatttttctaaattttttcaaattaaggAGTCAAAACCTACTTTTCCTcttgatttttaaaccaaaaagtctaaatattaaaaaaaaaaactcaaaatgaaacaaaaaataggctgcaataattttttttaataaaatataaaaaaaattataataaaaaaattgatcttgttagatttatttcatatatattatgatttaaataaatttaatttgataaacatgaaataaaatttaaatataaaacaaataaatatttacttaccaatttataaataattacataattatttcaatatatgttatttaaatgttaaaattttattttctttaagtatttgatattttgatattttataaaataccgtttttatttttaatttgatttaaagaTGTTTCTAAATGTTTATATTTTAGGTTTAATCAAGGATTTATTAATTTCAGACTacctaaattttaataatattgtacttacatcataaataacttaaaaaaaaatattttatcatcaCCGAatgatttatatttgattacttaAATTGTTTAGATTTCTTATTGTCTTTTTAAATTCCTTTCCcgtaaatattatttgaattttttgataAGCTTTTAATAAAATGTAAGGCTATCttgtcaatatttttaatatttttgttatttaatttatcatattataaatTCTTCTTTACTTTTATAGCTAATatcaataattgtttttttattgaataatatcAATGCTActatttctaaaatatgaaaattaatctaCAATTATTAcaatccataattttttttattttgcctCTCTCACCACAATTTCTTAGTCCCCATGGATACTACTTCATGATATAAGTATAATATGTGGTTTTAGTTGATGCTATCTCTCACTTTAGGGTGCatgaaacttaaattatttttaaagatttttttttaccactaagattatatattaaaacatatttttccttcatatatataacagattttgttttattattataaattttttatatataaaaaaagtaagaGACCAATTTGGTGTTTATTGAACTTTCAATATGTACCGTTGAAAATGTATAGAAAAATCTAAACTGTTGGATGAAGATACAAAAATTGggatcaaatataaaatataagactaaaatataaaataatataacttaaatatatatatgatacaacttgattcatgtcctttttcaatttctatGGATACCTCTATTGTAATTGTACCCTAAAAAAAAGTATATGCCATTGTGATTGTAAAACATATAtagttatattattaaaattaataacaatagttttatcattattaaaaaaggttttttatttatttaagaaatactaatttttaaatcatttaatttctttgaGTATTGTCcaacatcttatttttttgagaaaaatagttttaaatattatcAACTATTTCTAATCCTTTAAACATAAGTGTCCAACTAGCTCCATGTAACCTAGTCTAATTTCACCATTTCTTTGCCCTTGAATATGTGAATCAACACATTGTTAAGACGAGCTTTAATAAACGCAAGTAAGAGGTTTGGGGTTGATTACGATATCTATGGAACCATTGCATCTACTATCTTTTGAACCTTTGACTAAAAAGttatattaaaaggaaaaatatggtGAAAAGTGTTTAGAATTATTAAGAGTAGTTAGTTTGGTGTTATCAAGTTGTTATTAAGTTgctgaaaagaaaacaagaaatcgGTGAGTTGTTAGTGCTAGATCTTAATCACTAAagctttatttaaaatattagtttataatcatttttttatagttgtAATAACAAACCATTATCTaaaaacttatttcatttagaGATTTCTCTCGCATGACGTCAAATTTGGAAAACTCTAGAATAGTACTTCGTAGCACAAAATCGAGTTAAGGTAACTCAATATAAGACTCGACTTTAGaacattaagaaaaaatattttggaatgAATGATCTTCTTATAAAGATTCATAGTTTAGTAGATCATTTAGCTCTTGTTGGTCTAGGATTACCATAAAAAAATCACATCGATATTATATTTAAGGTGCTACCCTTAGTGTATGACACATTCATGATGGTAATTAATTCACTATTAATTCATATATAATAGATGAAGTTGAATCATTGCTTAttgcataaaaatatttacCATTGGGAGATGCATACTAGTaatctttttattgattttatttttataacataacCGATCAATTATTAACATTATATCTCGATATTTCTTAATAtacaagggaaaagaaaatatttaccattgagatattttcttttgatttttgattttttattttccaattgaataaaaaaactataaaggCCTTGGCCATTACCCTTAAGACCCACAGGTTTACAATGACTCATAGTATAGTGGTAGTATATCACGTATAAATACATGGGTGACTCAACATGAAATAGggtccaaaattttcaattacataCTTTTTGTATCACATGCAATTATAGTATTTATCCATTTATGTAattacttaaatatttttcttactttttgaGATGCATATGtgttaattaatattttgtaaccaatattcatgaaaatatattttttcaatagatAGTAGTATATTTACCTAGGtagattttaaataagatttagtAAAGGCAAACTTTATTGGTAtagataataatttataaacaatATATACATTTGAATCTTATATTCTTAATAAATGTGTTGGTGCactatcatattattattttttattaattttttttgttcatattcttcttttatcttttatagGCAAGTGTCCATGATAGCACTATCGACCTTCTCAACTTACTAGTGCACACATGAGAGCATGTTTTAATTGTGTGATTTGAGGGTACGCTCATCTTTGTACTCCTAAAATTATTTCACATTCCTTTTTACTCCAAGACCCACATTTTGAAAGTTTTCGGATGCCAA is a genomic window of Vitis riparia cultivar Riparia Gloire de Montpellier isolate 1030 chromosome 1, EGFV_Vit.rip_1.0, whole genome shotgun sequence containing:
- the LOC117926134 gene encoding probable galacturonosyltransferase-like 3; this translates as MLPLPPLAIVLILSIAVHFPATVTSGDLPSFSEAPAFRNGVECPRTTWSSLPKGSYNPSIIHIAMTLDATYLRGSIAGVLSVLQHASCPENIVFHFLASHRRAELRRIIVTTFPYLSFHLYHFDTNLVKGKISSSIRRALDQPLNYARIYLADLLPGGVRRIIYFDSDLIVVDDVAKLWEINLGPHVLGAPEYCHANFTNYFTAKFWSNPAFTTSFRGRKPCYFNTGVMVIDLWRWREGKFTEKLETWMRIQKRYRIYQLGSLPPFLLVFAGDVEGVEHRWNQHGLGGDNLEGLCRNLHPGPVSLLHWSGKGKPWLRLDSKRPCPLDSLWAPYDLFRHASLISDS